A portion of the Streptomyces sp. NBC_00376 genome contains these proteins:
- a CDS encoding SMI1/KNR4 family protein: MMTGMNTETCDPAELAALREIFMSRPEAVPPAGWEVVRSFEAEHGIVLPEPYRTFVAEICDGLRGGPPHYGLLPLAQSPSDWGSARPERLLAEPFPLLAAWLWEEEDDSEAALSEQEFEARMDSVFDHGSLLLGTDGCGMYWHLIVTGSQRGHVWLIDENGAMPFGTRPDTSVMPGTPGFAGWVTHWAQDRSWFADA, encoded by the coding sequence ATGATGACCGGCATGAACACGGAAACCTGCGACCCAGCCGAGTTGGCCGCCCTCCGCGAGATCTTCATGTCCCGTCCCGAGGCGGTACCGCCGGCCGGTTGGGAGGTGGTGCGGTCTTTCGAGGCGGAGCACGGCATAGTGCTCCCGGAGCCGTACCGCACGTTCGTGGCGGAGATCTGCGACGGACTGCGCGGGGGACCGCCCCACTACGGTCTGCTGCCCCTCGCGCAAAGCCCCTCGGACTGGGGCTCAGCCCGCCCCGAGCGCCTCCTTGCCGAGCCTTTTCCGCTCCTGGCGGCATGGCTGTGGGAGGAGGAAGATGACAGCGAGGCGGCACTGTCGGAGCAGGAGTTCGAGGCCCGGATGGACTCCGTGTTCGACCATGGCTCACTGCTGCTGGGCACCGACGGCTGCGGCATGTACTGGCACCTGATCGTCACCGGCTCGCAGCGCGGTCACGTCTGGCTGATCGACGAGAACGGCGCGATGCCCTTCGGCACCCGGCCGGACACTTCCGTGATGCCGGGCACGCCCGGTTTCGCGGGGTGGGTGACCCACTGGGCCCAGGACCGCTCCTGGTTCGCGGATGCCTGA
- a CDS encoding AI-2E family transporter, which produces MAAAYAWRILAVGAVVYAVFSALGRFHEVAVAVFLGLVVTAVLRPVADLLARLMPRPLAVAVALLGSIVLVLGVLTLVGEAVAGERAVLERQFGDGLGRIEHWLEGPPFRLNPRTLDDLQSRIGQYLSSHRSALISTAVSGVGRLVELMTVFALALFCSVFFMHSGDRQWDWFCGQLPQKDRARVAIAGRAAWRTFTGYTHGIILVAATNAVFVGLALFALRVPLALPLALLEFFAAFIPLIGSPIALAVAAVVALAAKGPIVAAVVLVLIVVIGQIEGHLLHPLVMGWAVRLHPVVVALSVIGGAIAAGVLGAVVAVPFVSVLWSVHQTLLHANESTPTKG; this is translated from the coding sequence ATGGCCGCCGCCTACGCCTGGCGGATCCTCGCGGTGGGAGCCGTCGTGTACGCGGTCTTCTCGGCGCTGGGGCGATTTCACGAGGTGGCGGTAGCCGTCTTCCTCGGCCTGGTCGTGACCGCAGTGCTGCGCCCGGTCGCGGACCTCCTTGCCCGCCTGATGCCGCGGCCGCTCGCCGTCGCCGTCGCGCTGCTCGGCAGTATCGTTCTCGTCCTCGGTGTCCTGACACTCGTCGGCGAGGCGGTCGCCGGAGAACGCGCCGTGCTGGAACGGCAGTTCGGTGACGGGCTGGGCAGGATCGAACACTGGCTGGAGGGGCCACCGTTCCGGCTGAATCCGAGGACGCTCGACGACCTACAGTCCCGGATCGGGCAGTACCTGTCGAGCCATCGCTCCGCCCTCATCAGCACGGCCGTCAGCGGTGTGGGCCGACTGGTCGAGCTCATGACGGTATTCGCCCTGGCATTGTTCTGCTCGGTCTTCTTCATGCACTCCGGCGACCGGCAGTGGGACTGGTTCTGCGGTCAACTCCCGCAGAAGGACCGGGCCCGGGTGGCGATCGCGGGCCGGGCAGCCTGGCGTACGTTCACCGGATACACCCACGGCATCATCCTGGTGGCAGCGACCAACGCCGTATTCGTAGGGCTGGCCCTGTTCGCACTCCGAGTGCCACTGGCTCTGCCGCTGGCGCTGCTGGAGTTCTTCGCCGCCTTCATCCCGTTGATCGGCTCACCGATCGCCCTCGCGGTCGCGGCCGTGGTAGCCCTGGCGGCCAAGGGCCCGATCGTGGCAGCCGTCGTCCTCGTCCTGATCGTGGTCATCGGCCAGATCGAGGGCCACCTGCTGCATCCGCTCGTGATGGGCTGGGCCGTTCGCCTGCACCCAGTCGTGGTCGCGCTCTCGGTGATCGGCGGCGCCATCGCGGCGGGAGTGCTCGGGGCCGTGGTGGCAGTACCGTTCGTGTCGGTCCTCTGGTCGGTCCACCAGACACTGCTCCACGCAAACGAGTCCACGCCCACGAAGGGCTGA
- a CDS encoding MerR family transcriptional regulator: MRISDLSRLSGTPVGTIKYYLREGLLPPGRQLGATLSLYGDEHLQRLRLIRALTARGGLSIAATRDVLTAMDEPLDPLATLGVVHYALPTPVDAAETDAVDEQAPRVDELVRAMGWNVSEDSPHRRALAASLMDLGRIGADYGTEDLLPYAELAAAAAKLDLDRIKELDDTEDRFKLAEHAAIVVLLLEPVLAVLRRLAQENETRRRGVWTRTAEAADIHPGPVPTADTEGTP; the protein is encoded by the coding sequence ATGAGAATCTCTGACCTGAGCCGTCTGTCCGGAACACCGGTCGGGACGATCAAGTACTACCTGCGTGAAGGCCTGCTGCCGCCCGGTCGACAGCTGGGAGCCACGCTGAGCCTGTACGGGGACGAGCATCTCCAGCGCCTGCGCCTGATCCGCGCCCTGACCGCCCGTGGCGGCCTGTCGATCGCCGCCACCCGCGACGTCCTCACGGCGATGGACGAGCCCCTAGATCCGCTCGCCACGCTCGGTGTCGTGCACTACGCACTCCCCACGCCGGTCGACGCCGCCGAGACAGACGCGGTGGACGAGCAGGCGCCACGGGTCGACGAACTGGTGCGGGCCATGGGCTGGAACGTCTCCGAGGACTCGCCGCACCGCCGCGCCCTCGCCGCGAGCCTCATGGACCTCGGCCGCATCGGAGCCGACTACGGCACCGAGGACCTGCTGCCCTACGCCGAACTGGCGGCAGCCGCCGCGAAGCTCGACCTGGACCGGATCAAGGAACTCGACGACACCGAGGACCGCTTCAAGCTGGCCGAGCACGCCGCCATCGTCGTGCTCCTTCTGGAGCCGGTGCTGGCCGTCCTGCGCCGCCTGGCCCAGGAGAACGAGACCCGGCGCCGTGGCGTCTGGACCCGTACGGCCGAGGCGGCCGACATACACCCCGGTCCGGTCCCCACGGCCGATACCGAGGGCACTCCTTAG
- a CDS encoding DUF3533 domain-containing protein, with the protein MPEPTYLPRASARSLLRRRGVWLPSAVILGLLSLVLSMLYLGANNDPVGSTKDLPIALVNSDRGAQAAGQRIDLGAQIATQITGSTEMKDKVSWKKVDRRTADDLLARGKVFGALVIPEDFSASVAALAGPPQHESHPPTMTVLTNPAAGSFGSGMAAEINQKVVATTSAQVGHGLTQELGRRADAAHAGGPAAPGAAAQLMIADPVKATVEEGHPLGSHSGLGLSAFFYALVLVLGGMLGANVIHTQVDTALGYMANDKGPFRFVKPAQHMTRLHHFVVCSVLMVVLSMLTSALAMAGAVGVVGIDASHLGLLWIFGACATAAMGITALALLAAFGTPGPIVSMLVLIGLAIPSAGATIPLQALPDFYRFLAEFEPFRQVVDGVRSILYFGARTDAGLGRAWTMTAIGFAGSLVLGLVLTHLYDRRGLHRSALQPAQPQPQPDPRAGD; encoded by the coding sequence ATGCCCGAACCGACCTACCTGCCCCGGGCGAGCGCCCGCAGTCTGCTGCGGCGCCGGGGGGTGTGGCTGCCGTCGGCGGTGATCCTCGGCCTGCTGTCGCTCGTCCTGTCCATGCTCTACCTGGGAGCCAACAACGACCCGGTCGGTTCGACGAAGGATCTGCCGATCGCCCTGGTCAACAGCGACCGGGGGGCGCAGGCGGCCGGACAGCGGATCGACCTGGGCGCACAGATCGCCACGCAGATCACCGGGTCCACCGAGATGAAGGACAAGGTCTCCTGGAAGAAGGTCGATCGCCGCACCGCCGACGACCTGCTCGCCCGTGGCAAGGTGTTCGGCGCGCTCGTCATCCCGGAGGACTTCTCCGCCTCCGTGGCCGCACTCGCCGGGCCGCCCCAGCATGAATCGCACCCGCCGACCATGACGGTGCTGACCAACCCTGCAGCCGGAAGTTTCGGTTCCGGCATGGCCGCCGAGATCAACCAGAAGGTCGTCGCCACCACCTCCGCACAGGTGGGCCACGGGCTCACCCAGGAACTCGGACGGCGCGCCGACGCCGCCCACGCCGGCGGTCCCGCCGCACCCGGCGCCGCTGCCCAGCTGATGATCGCCGACCCCGTGAAGGCGACTGTCGAGGAGGGGCACCCGCTCGGCTCCCACAGCGGCCTCGGACTGAGCGCCTTCTTCTACGCCCTCGTCCTGGTTCTCGGCGGCATGCTGGGCGCCAACGTGATCCACACCCAGGTGGACACGGCGCTCGGCTACATGGCCAACGACAAGGGCCCGTTCCGCTTCGTCAAGCCCGCCCAGCACATGACGCGGCTGCACCATTTCGTGGTCTGCTCGGTGCTCATGGTCGTCCTGTCGATGCTGACCTCCGCACTCGCGATGGCCGGCGCGGTCGGCGTCGTCGGCATCGACGCCTCGCACCTGGGCCTGCTGTGGATCTTCGGAGCATGCGCCACGGCAGCGATGGGCATCACCGCGCTCGCCCTGCTCGCCGCCTTCGGCACCCCGGGCCCCATCGTCTCCATGCTGGTCCTGATCGGCCTGGCCATCCCGTCGGCCGGCGCCACCATCCCACTCCAGGCACTCCCGGACTTCTACCGCTTCCTGGCGGAATTCGAGCCGTTCCGCCAGGTGGTTGACGGCGTCAGGTCCATCCTCTACTTCGGAGCGCGGACCGACGCGGGGCTCGGGCGCGCCTGGACCATGACCGCCATCGGCTTCGCAGGGTCGCTCGTCCTCGGCCTCGTCCTCACCCATCTCTACGACCGCAGGGGGCTGCACCGCTCGGCCCTCCAGCCGGCCCAGCCCCAGCCGCAGCCCGATCCGCGAGCGGGTGACTGA
- a CDS encoding ATP-dependent DNA ligase, with protein MGLPRIAPMLATPGSLPPADVKNRWAFEVKQDGQRAMVYLPGDGSTVLRSRSGAEITAVYPELTTLGSVLGRPAVLDGEIVALDSEGRSDFERLQSRMGLTSAVKAARMALLVPAHLVLFDAVYLDGRGLTGLPYTERRTLLEGLGLDGKHWSTPAAVVGHGEQALEMTRTAGLEGLVAKRLASVYEPGVRSRSWIKIRHVRTVDVIVGGWVPGRGRLTGLPGALLVGEAHAGGLRYVGSVGTGWSDTERTTLAELLRVAAIDECPFDNAPGVAGARWVLPRLVGEVRYTSRTRAGLLRQPSWHRLRPDLAPDDIT; from the coding sequence ATGGGGTTGCCGCGGATCGCTCCGATGCTCGCGACGCCGGGCAGTCTGCCGCCTGCGGACGTGAAGAACCGCTGGGCGTTCGAGGTGAAGCAGGACGGGCAGCGGGCCATGGTCTACCTGCCGGGTGACGGAAGCACGGTCTTGCGGTCCCGGTCCGGGGCGGAAATCACCGCCGTCTACCCGGAGCTCACGACACTCGGGTCCGTGCTCGGCCGGCCCGCGGTCCTGGACGGCGAGATCGTCGCACTCGACAGCGAAGGGCGCAGTGACTTCGAGCGGCTGCAGTCCCGCATGGGACTGACCTCCGCAGTGAAGGCCGCCCGGATGGCCCTGTTGGTGCCGGCGCATCTGGTTCTGTTCGATGCCGTGTACCTGGACGGCCGCGGCCTGACCGGGCTGCCGTACACCGAGCGCCGCACCCTCCTGGAGGGCCTGGGACTGGACGGGAAGCACTGGTCGACACCCGCGGCAGTCGTCGGGCACGGCGAGCAGGCGCTGGAGATGACCCGGACCGCAGGGCTGGAAGGCTTGGTCGCGAAGCGGCTTGCATCGGTGTACGAACCCGGGGTCCGGTCCCGCTCGTGGATCAAGATCCGGCACGTCCGGACCGTCGATGTGATCGTGGGCGGGTGGGTGCCCGGCCGAGGCCGGCTCACCGGCCTGCCCGGCGCCCTGCTCGTAGGAGAGGCACATGCAGGCGGCCTGCGGTACGTGGGCAGCGTCGGCACCGGATGGAGCGACACCGAACGCACCACACTCGCCGAACTGCTCCGCGTCGCCGCGATCGACGAGTGCCCCTTCGACAACGCACCGGGCGTGGCCGGAGCCCGATGGGTCCTGCCACGCCTGGTCGGCGAGGTCCGCTACACGAGCCGGACCAGGGCGGGGCTTCTGCGGCAGCCCTCCTGGCACCGGTTGCGCCCCGACCTCGCCCCGGACGACATCACCTGA
- a CDS encoding agmatine deiminase family protein, whose translation MEEAVLRLKELLFPSIADVAVLSVDVNRAGFALLWKRVLSSPSYANYYLCNGAVISAHFGDTTADKAAKATLARLYPDRVIEQLNIDHLGTGGGGIHCVTQQQPVA comes from the coding sequence TTGGAAGAGGCCGTGCTCCGGCTGAAGGAGCTGTTGTTCCCGTCGATCGCGGACGTTGCGGTGCTGTCGGTGGACGTGAATCGTGCCGGCTTTGCTCTCCTATGGAAGCGGGTCCTGTCCTCCCCTTCGTATGCCAACTACTACCTCTGCAACGGCGCAGTCATCTCGGCCCACTTCGGCGACACGACGGCGGACAAGGCCGCGAAGGCGACCCTGGCCCGCCTCTACCCGGACCGCGTCATCGAACAGCTCAACATCGACCACCTCGGCACCGGAGGCGGCGGAATCCACTGCGTCACCCAGCAGCAGCCCGTCGCCTGA
- a CDS encoding GNAT family N-acetyltransferase → MRTSLPTPSLHTARLRLRAFEDADANGLFALHSSAYVLRYWDAPPWSERVRAEKFITACRQMAQEGTGARLAVDRVSDGAFIGWCSLNGWNPDYRSASLGYCFDDAAWGHGYATEAARALLRWAFDTLDLNRVQAEADTRNVASARVLEKLGFVREGTLREDCVVNGEVSDSWVYGLIRREWRPSSEPVSAH, encoded by the coding sequence ATGAGGACGTCGCTGCCCACCCCCTCGTTGCACACCGCTCGCCTTCGACTGCGCGCCTTCGAGGACGCGGATGCGAACGGCCTCTTCGCGCTGCACAGCAGTGCCTACGTGCTGCGCTACTGGGACGCGCCACCGTGGAGCGAACGCGTGCGCGCCGAGAAGTTCATCACGGCTTGCCGGCAGATGGCACAGGAGGGCACCGGGGCGCGGCTGGCCGTAGATCGTGTCTCCGACGGGGCGTTCATCGGCTGGTGCAGCCTGAACGGGTGGAATCCGGACTACCGCAGCGCGTCGCTTGGCTACTGCTTCGACGATGCAGCGTGGGGCCACGGCTACGCGACCGAGGCCGCGCGCGCTCTGCTGCGGTGGGCATTCGACACGCTGGACCTAAATCGCGTCCAAGCCGAGGCCGATACACGCAACGTGGCTTCTGCCCGCGTGCTGGAGAAGCTCGGCTTCGTGCGTGAAGGGACGCTGCGGGAAGATTGCGTCGTCAACGGCGAGGTCTCTGACTCGTGGGTCTACGGGCTGATCAGGCGGGAGTGGCGGCCGTCGTCCGAGCCGGTTTCCGCCCACTGA
- a CDS encoding SDR family NAD(P)-dependent oxidoreductase: protein MNDRTPPAHNTGLLTGRTVMITGASSGIGEAAARLFASEGAAVVLMARREDRLKDLTHEIEASGGQAACSVGDVTRADDVERAVATAIERFGRLDGAFNNAGYAGSTFGRSHELPEEDFDRIMDVNVRGTWNCLRRQIPVMLDAGHGTIVNTASSAGLIATGAPSPYVAAKHAVLGLTKATAAEYGAYGIRVNSLIVGTTRTEMINAAVTANPALEEAFVARQIQKRMAEPQEVAEAALWLLSDRSSFATGSHVAVDGGILAI from the coding sequence ATGAACGATCGGACACCCCCAGCGCACAACACCGGCCTGCTGACCGGCAGGACCGTGATGATCACCGGAGCGTCGAGCGGCATAGGCGAGGCCGCAGCGCGGCTCTTCGCCTCCGAAGGCGCGGCCGTCGTCCTCATGGCCCGTCGCGAGGACCGGCTCAAGGACCTCACCCATGAGATCGAGGCATCCGGCGGACAAGCAGCCTGCAGCGTCGGCGACGTGACGCGGGCCGACGATGTCGAGCGCGCCGTCGCGACGGCCATCGAACGCTTCGGCCGCCTCGACGGCGCCTTCAACAACGCCGGCTACGCCGGCTCCACATTCGGCAGATCGCACGAACTGCCGGAAGAGGATTTCGACCGCATCATGGATGTCAATGTACGTGGGACATGGAACTGCCTGCGCCGTCAGATTCCCGTCATGCTGGACGCCGGCCACGGGACGATCGTCAACACCGCCAGTTCGGCGGGCCTCATCGCCACCGGCGCACCATCCCCCTACGTCGCGGCGAAGCACGCCGTCCTGGGCCTGACGAAAGCCACGGCTGCCGAGTACGGGGCGTACGGCATCCGCGTCAACTCCCTGATCGTGGGCACCACCCGGACGGAAATGATCAACGCGGCGGTGACGGCCAATCCGGCCCTGGAGGAGGCATTCGTCGCACGCCAGATCCAAAAGCGGATGGCCGAGCCGCAAGAGGTGGCGGAAGCGGCCCTGTGGCTGCTGAGCGACCGCTCCTCATTCGCCACTGGCAGTCATGTGGCGGTGGACGGCGGCATTCTGGCCATCTGA
- a CDS encoding alpha/beta hydrolase — protein sequence MASIRTRRVSTGRLTVQILDVRDEGEPVVFVHGNVSSSAFWRTTLLALPQRYRPVAMDLRGFGGTDPLPVDATRGLLDYTDDLAALLTALEIDRPHLVGWSMGGGVVMQYLRDHPAAVRSLTLVSPVSPYGFGGTQGPDGTLNSPDGAGSGGGTANPEFVQLLAKGDRTEDSPLSPRTVLATCYVKPPMRPEHEDEYIDSMLTTRTGDYHYPGDSAPSSAWPGIAPGTRGVLNCLAPTYFRIGDLHVIDPKPPVLWVRGEDDVIVSDTSIFDLAHLGSIGAVPGWDGTPAQPMVAQTRHVLDQYAAAGGSVREVAVSGAGHSAHLERPEEFGAALLGILSA from the coding sequence ATGGCCTCAATCCGCACCCGCCGCGTCTCCACCGGCCGGCTGACCGTCCAGATCCTCGACGTCCGGGACGAGGGCGAACCGGTCGTCTTCGTCCACGGCAACGTCTCCTCCTCCGCCTTCTGGCGCACCACCCTGCTCGCACTCCCGCAGCGCTACCGCCCCGTCGCAATGGACCTGCGCGGCTTCGGCGGCACGGACCCGCTGCCGGTCGACGCGACACGCGGACTGCTCGACTACACCGACGATCTCGCCGCGCTGCTCACCGCCCTCGAAATCGACCGGCCCCACCTGGTGGGCTGGTCCATGGGCGGAGGGGTGGTCATGCAGTACCTGCGGGACCACCCGGCCGCGGTGCGTTCACTGACCCTGGTCAGCCCCGTCTCCCCGTACGGCTTCGGCGGGACGCAAGGGCCGGACGGCACCCTCAACTCCCCCGACGGGGCTGGATCGGGCGGCGGCACGGCCAACCCCGAGTTCGTCCAGCTGCTCGCCAAGGGCGACCGCACCGAGGACTCGCCGCTCTCGCCCCGCACCGTCCTGGCGACCTGCTACGTCAAGCCGCCGATGCGCCCCGAGCACGAGGACGAGTACATCGATTCCATGCTCACCACACGGACCGGCGACTACCACTACCCGGGCGACAGCGCGCCATCCTCCGCCTGGCCGGGAATCGCGCCAGGCACCCGCGGGGTGCTCAACTGCCTTGCACCGACGTACTTCCGCATCGGCGACCTGCACGTGATCGATCCCAAGCCACCGGTGTTGTGGGTACGCGGAGAGGATGACGTCATCGTCTCCGACACCTCGATATTCGACCTGGCACACCTGGGCTCGATCGGCGCGGTGCCGGGCTGGGACGGGACCCCCGCCCAGCCGATGGTGGCGCAGACCCGTCATGTCCTGGACCAGTACGCGGCAGCCGGCGGCTCAGTACGGGAGGTCGCCGTTTCCGGGGCGGGACATTCGGCACACCTGGAACGCCCCGAGGAGTTCGGCGCAGCACTGTTGGGGATCCTGTCGGCATGA
- a CDS encoding esterase/lipase family protein, whose product MRYRWNAGRRWWLLPALLLAVAAGLPATGGSAAAAEAPAYLTLEASYGAGTVTNGWERVDRYLDTTSGFRAEGYPSDGRGDQDGKRVTYFGGASRPSSGRFLLYSAPGWNTGSRTTPVLLVHGANDTADRAWANPGESGGYGCGALSCPSTGLMQSLSARGHRVFAVGFAHKQGDNLMQAQIVGDAIAVIKAKLGVSKVDLVGWSKGEMSTRAYVSSVKPNWGRTYAGDVRKLITLGGPNGGYDYPYAHGWAHDFSVWPECGGKINAPSPHSHMTCYGQYTAHPEFSMTPSGGYDNYPGQRQMLARWDGTYGVDGAAQDWYTTYYGGQGFYTAGSGIQAAIDTGSLIAPLHSAGIPASVTTYLLAGGSPDIVGIFNENRGPSDGVVFISSALDTTGIPTIGGKATITTANHLELGWHSAAISQVATWLS is encoded by the coding sequence ATGCGGTACAGATGGAACGCTGGGCGCCGGTGGTGGCTGCTGCCCGCCCTGCTCCTGGCAGTGGCGGCCGGGCTGCCGGCCACCGGCGGAAGCGCCGCGGCCGCCGAAGCACCCGCGTATCTCACCCTTGAGGCGAGCTACGGAGCCGGCACCGTCACCAACGGCTGGGAGCGTGTCGACCGCTATCTCGACACCACCAGCGGCTTCCGCGCCGAGGGCTATCCCTCGGACGGACGAGGCGACCAGGACGGCAAGCGAGTCACCTACTTCGGTGGCGCCTCCCGCCCGTCCTCGGGCCGCTTCCTCCTCTACTCCGCCCCCGGCTGGAACACAGGATCCCGCACGACGCCCGTCCTCCTCGTCCACGGCGCGAACGACACCGCGGACCGTGCCTGGGCCAACCCGGGCGAGTCGGGCGGCTACGGCTGCGGAGCCCTGTCCTGCCCATCGACCGGGCTGATGCAGTCTCTGTCCGCGCGCGGCCACCGCGTCTTCGCCGTCGGCTTCGCACACAAGCAGGGCGACAACCTGATGCAGGCGCAGATCGTCGGCGACGCCATCGCCGTCATCAAGGCGAAGCTGGGCGTGAGCAAGGTCGATCTGGTCGGCTGGAGCAAGGGCGAGATGTCGACCCGCGCGTATGTATCGTCCGTGAAGCCGAACTGGGGGCGGACATACGCCGGCGACGTACGGAAGCTGATCACGCTCGGCGGTCCGAACGGCGGCTACGACTACCCGTACGCCCACGGCTGGGCCCACGACTTCTCCGTCTGGCCCGAGTGCGGAGGAAAGATCAACGCCCCCTCCCCGCACTCCCACATGACCTGCTACGGCCAGTACACCGCGCACCCCGAGTTCTCGATGACGCCCTCCGGCGGATACGACAACTATCCCGGCCAGCGCCAGATGCTGGCACGCTGGGACGGCACATATGGAGTCGACGGCGCCGCACAGGACTGGTACACGACCTATTACGGCGGCCAGGGCTTCTACACCGCGGGCAGCGGCATCCAGGCCGCAATCGACACCGGATCGCTGATCGCACCGCTGCACAGCGCCGGGATACCTGCCTCCGTCACCACCTATCTACTGGCCGGCGGATCCCCCGACATCGTCGGCATCTTCAACGAGAACCGCGGACCCAGTGACGGCGTCGTCTTCATCTCCAGTGCGCTCGACACGACCGGCATCCCCACGATCGGCGGCAAGGCCACCATCACCACCGCCAACCACCTCGAACTGGGCTGGCACAGCGCAGCCATCTCCCAGGTCGCCACCTGGCTCTCCTGA
- a CDS encoding zinc-binding dehydrogenase — MWTTQGERSVWGQVPDEGDPREGLTASHLSTDTYPIGPGDTAVVHAAAGGVGLLLTQVVKAHGGRVIGQVSREGKAPVTKEAGADHVLVHSGDGFEERIRELTGGWGGRRRRRRRRHRDVPLLPAGPAPAQSARLLRPSHGRPDTAADRSAQQHPVDVFGGAPPLRHPRGPAPAHRRSVRPGPGRAARPARHRPLCTCTHAVLDGGTATDDAGRLRHAARGHTDRPGGWNPTRRVSSRRVWVQGVPGGRCDGVVPGANPVRLRGDRTRRPCLPLRAVAPCGRGFAADGMRLLFE, encoded by the coding sequence ATGTGGACCACACAAGGGGAACGGTCCGTATGGGGTCAGGTGCCGGACGAGGGCGATCCGCGGGAAGGCCTGACCGCCAGCCACCTGAGCACCGACACCTACCCGATCGGACCGGGCGACACCGCCGTGGTGCACGCGGCGGCGGGCGGGGTGGGCCTGCTGCTCACCCAGGTGGTCAAGGCCCATGGCGGCCGCGTGATCGGGCAGGTCTCCCGCGAGGGGAAGGCTCCCGTCACGAAGGAGGCCGGCGCCGACCACGTGCTGGTCCACTCCGGCGACGGCTTCGAGGAGCGGATCAGGGAACTGACCGGCGGATGGGGGGGCCGACGTCGTCGACGACGGCGGCGGCACCGGGACGTTCCACTCCTCCCGGCCGGCCCTGCGCCCGCACAAAGTGCACGCCTACTACGGCCCTCCCACGGGCGTCCCGACACTGCGGCCGACCGATCTGCCCAACAGCACCCTGTTGACGTATTCGGTGGTGCACCACCACTTCGCCACCCGCGAGGCCCCGCTCCGGCGCACCGGCGAAGCGTTCGACCTGGTCCTGGACGGGCGGCTCGCCCAGCGCGTCACCGGCCGCTGTGCACCTGCACTCATGCCGTCCTGGACGGTGGCACTGCCACTGATGACGCAGGTCGGCTGCGTCACGCCGCCCGTGGCCATACGGACCGACCGGGCGGTTGGAACCCGACCAGGCGTGTCTCGTCGCGACGGGTGTGGGTGCAGGGGGTCCCGGGCGGGCGGTGTGACGGCGTCGTCCCGGGAGCCAATCCGGTTCGGCTCCGTGGCGATCGAACGCGGCGGCCTTGCCTCCCCTTGCGAGCAGTTGCACCGTGCGGTCGTGGGTTCGCAGCGGATGGCATGAGGTTGCTGTTCGAGTGA